The Penaeus chinensis breed Huanghai No. 1 chromosome 25, ASM1920278v2, whole genome shotgun sequence genome segment TTAATGTCATCTTTGGCGAACTTGAAGAACAGCAGATACAGAGAAGCCGCCACAGCAGACACAGCGGTTGGAAGGATGTCAGACAGGAGACCGAACCACACGCACAGCAGCAGATTGAacacgatgacgatgatgctgcACAGCCACCACACCCACTCCAGACACGTGATTTCGCTGTGCCGCCGCTGtttcagaagggggggggggcatgaagtgAGGGACAGATATAAATGTTCATAGATACagacatgcgcatatatatatatatacatatatgcaaacgaacacctacatatatacgtatgtatacataaatacaaacacatatacatacatacagaatacatacataaagcgcacgcgcacgcacacacgcacacacacacatacacacacacacacgcgcgcgcatatttgtgtatatatatacatatatatatatatatatatataaacatattactgtatatatatatatatataaataaataaatatatttaaacttgcatatatatatatatatatatatatatatacataaataaatatatatacaggtagacagatataaataaccaaataaacatttataaatgaaTCAAGTATAgatcaaatacaaaataacattACAAAGAAAATCATAGTAGGTAcactgttaaaataataataataataataataataataataataataataataataataataataataataatgtgtaattATAGCACTGAACAGCGAGTGCCAAAAAATCACATTTCAAAcatcccgcaaaaaaaaaaaaaaaaaaaacttcacctgTACGACCCCTAAACAAATAATTCTAAATTGGGAGTATATGGCATCTCTATAatcggtcggggggggggggggggggggggtgatttccaAGCGTCACTGAAAATACTATGATAGGACTAAACGTTCTCTGTAAAGCCCATctcatatctgtatattttacCTGTAAGATCGAAAGGCCAAACTGCTTCTACATTCCTTTATATCACACGCACTCAGTcagtcatacacacgcacatacatgtacatacatacatacatatatatacatatatgtatgtatgcatgtatgtatgtatgtacgtatacatacacatacatagaaccacacagacacacacacatataatatatatatatatatatatatatatatgatatatatatatatataagatatatatatatcatatatatatgatatatatatcatatatatatatatatgttatatatatatatatatatatatatatatgatatatatatgatatatatatatatatatatatatatatgaatatatatacatatacatatgtatacatatatatacatatatatatatacatacatacatatatatatatatatatatatatatatatatatgtatatatgtgtgtgtgtgtgtgtgtgtgtgtgtgtgtgtgtgtgtgtgtgtgcgtgtgtgtgtgtgtgtgtgtgtgtgtgtgtgtgtgtgtgtgtgtgtgtgtgcgtgtgtgcgtgtgtgtgtgtgtgtgtgtgtgtgtgtgtgtgtgtgcatgtgtgtgtatgtgtgtatgtgtgtgtgtgtgtgtgtgtgtgtgtgtgtgtgtgtgtgtgtgtgtgtgtgtgtgtgtgtgcgtgcgtgcgtgcgtgcgtgtgtgtgtgtgtgtgtgtttgtgtgtgtgtgtttgtgtgtatgtatatacatttatatatgtataatcacgtgtatatctatctatatatatacatatacatatatatttacaaatacacacacacacacacacacacacacacacacacacacatatatatgtatgtgtgtgtttttttatgtatatacatacatatacatacacgcacacacacacacatatatataataagaaagacgaaaaagaggtaaaagaaaaataatttactcGAACATAAAGAACGAGAattcaaaatgaaaaatgaaaagagagagagagagagagagagagggagagagagagagagagagagagagagagagagagagagagagagagagagagagagagagagagagagagagagagaggagagagagatgagagagagaggagagagaaagagaaagagagaaagagaaagaaaaacaaagagagagaagagagaagagagaagagagaagagagagagagagagagagagagagagagagagagagagagagagagagagagagagagaggagagagagaggagagagagaggagagagaaagagaaagagagaaagagaaagaaaaacaaagtgagagaagagagaagagagagagagagagagagagagagagagagagagagagagagagagagagagagagagagagagagagagagagagagaagaagaagaagaagaagaaaaagaataagaacgaggaagtaaaaaaaaaaaaaaaaaaaaaaaagataaaaaaacgtgTCATACCTCGTAAAGAAGGAACATCAAACGTCCTGTCAGGAAAGCGTAGACTCCTGTCATGGCTGCCATTATGCCACTCGCACTGGCAACTTCAGGGACGGCAAttgagaaggaaggataaagaggttATACGTATTTTACACGGAAAGTGGTTAATAATTGGATGTTATGAGAATATCTTTCTTGATTTACCAGAGTTTTTGATGTATCATTTGTGTCCTTTTAAaatcttacatttatatatttgtaactatTATGACAAACTTTACTAACTAGCAGAAAATGAgttaacacaagagagagagagagagagagagagagagagagagagagagagagagagagagagagagagagagagagagaaagagaaagaaaaaaagagagagaagagagagagagaagcgagagagagagagagagagagagagagagagagagagagagagagagagagagagagagagagagagagagagagagagaaagagagaagagagagagagagagtgagagtgagagagagagagagaaagagagagagagaaagagagagagagagagagagagagagagagagagagagagagagagagagagagagagagagaaagagaaagaaaaaaagagagagaagagagagagagagagagagagagagagatagatagatagatagagagagagagagagagagagagagagagagagagagagagagagagagaagagagagagtgagagagagagagaaaaagagagagagagagagagagagagagggagagagagagagagagagagagagagagagagagagagagagagagagagagagagggggggggggggagagagaagagagagaggagagagaaagagaaagagagaaagagaaagaaaaaaaaagagagagaagagattagagagagagagagagagagagagagagagagagagagagagagagagagagagagagagagagagagatagagagagagacagagagagagagagagagagagaggagagaggagagaggagagaggagagaggagaggggaggagaggagaggggaggagaggagagaggaggagaggagagaaagagagtgagagagagaaagaaagagaggggggagatatatacaggagagagaagagagaaagagagagagaaagagaaagaataagtgagagagagagaaagagagagagagagagagagagagagagagagagagagagagagagagagagagagagagagagagagagagagagagagatagagagggaggtccATCCGGGTGGGTAGGGGGTCCAAAAGAcggattattattacataatcaaCCTGCTTTATAAAAACCACACCACTGCATTATTTACAAACCTTGGACATCTTGATACTCTTGTCGAACACATACTGCCAGCATGAATAAATACACAGCAACTTGTCCCAATGCTGCTAGCTGTCAGGGAGAGACACGGTAAACATTCACCAATAAAACTCGGAAGTCAATTTTTCCAAGTTCATGCAAATTATTataaacacataattatacaGGGCATTTACAGTCGCCTCAATATGTCTATACgagtaaaaaagatgaaaaacaaatcacTATATTGTATGTTTGAACGGTTGTTTACATTTCCAAGCGATCGTGAAACTCACCATACACGCGAATCCAAAACTGTAAACTCTCCTCCTTACTATTGAAGTCATACTTATTTCCCttgtcttattcttttttatcatttaccaCTATagttcctcttcatcctcacaaACTAGGATATCATTTTTTCACAACAATTCACCAAAACAACGAAGTAGCATATTTTCCTCCGGCAAATTGTCGGCTAAACGATCATGACCTCGTTTGTCTCCAAACAAAATCGCATATTGCACGATTTTCCTTAACTAAACTGAGAGAAATTCACCATTAACGTTCCCAATCTTAGAGGAAAACGCTGCAGTGCGACCAGAAGGTAAAGATCAGACTTAATAGAGCACTCTGCCCTCCCGTGTGAGCAAGTCGAGATGTTTGTGGGAACTGCGATAAGATACTGGCGATAGCGGGCTCAGTTACTACATTTACCTGGggatttaattctctctctttctttctgtgcctttacatatatagacatacatacatgtatatatctgtatatgcatatatatctaatatatgtatatatatacatgcatgtatatgtatacatacatgtttatgtatatatgtatctatgcgtttatgtatatacatacatatatgtgtatatatatttatatacacataaatgtgtatatatttatatatgcatatatatatatatatttttttttaacatacatatacatatatataaatatatacatatattcatttgtatacctatatatatatatatatatatatatatgtatatatatatctgtacacacacacacacatatacacatatacatatacaaataaatagatatatacatacatacgcgtattCATAAACGGATAGGTACacattgcgtgtatgtgtataagtgtgtgtgtatatatatatatttatatatatatatatatatatatatatatatatatatttgtgtgtgtgtatatatatatatatatgtacataagtatatatatgcatatatatacatatgtacatacacgcacatatatgtatatatatgtatacatatatacacacacatatgcatatgtatatgcacacacacacacacacacacacacacacacacacacacacacacacacacacacacacacacacacacactcacacacacacagactctcacacaaacacacacactcacacaaacacacacactcacacacacacacacactcacacaaacacacacaaacatacacaaacacacacgcacgcacacacacacacacacacacacacacacacacacacacacacacacacacacatatatatatatatgtatataaatatatatatatatatatatatatatttatatatatatatatatatatatatagatgaatgtgtgtacgtgtctatatatatatatatatatatatatatatatatatatatataagtatataatatatatacatatatatacataaatatatattcatattcatatatatatatatatatatatatatatatatatatatatgtgtgtgtgtgtgtgtgtgtgtgtgtgtgtgtgtgtgtgtgtgtgtgtgtacatatatacggacgcgcatatatataactacaatgTCTAATTAAACAAAAATTTGATATGAACATGcccgaatatatatgcataaaaaatagcATACATGAAATCTGGAAGCGAACTAATGTATACATGTAACAGTACATGTCTACTTTCCAGCCACCGAAACAGACTGAGGCCGCTACTGCACCAAGTGATGTTAATtgttaattaattaaaaatggaAGACGAAATACCggaatattagaagaaaaaaaattagctgTTATGACAAAATTCAGCAAACTCTTGCCGTAGTTTCATAGTAAAATACACAATGATTAAAATGTCTGGATACTTTACTGAACCCTTCTATCCCCACCATACATATTGTTGGGGATGTGTGCAtgtagtaacaatattattaaatGTTGTTTGTTTATGAAAGGAATCAGATATCTAATACCACGTAACACGTTTACGGTTATCATACGCTATCAACAGCGATAACTTTATTCACGACATTTGCGTTTAACCTCTtgaggcgacatgtcgttttctcgccctgaGAGCGGAGTCGGACGCAGGCACTATGTAATTACCGCGGCGGGGCTTTAACCCAAggccatgagggtcagagtccagtccTTTACAACTGGCTCAAAGcgatagtctctttctctctctctctctgacacacacacacacacacacacacacacacacacacacacacacacacacacacacacacacacacacacacacacacacacacactaatgcgtTGCCCTCCATTTCAGTTCTTTTTAATTCAGAAACTGAAAACTAGCACATGCTGCTGGGAACATATATTGTACATTGTGGTAGTGttttcttaattgtttttacacacagatggctctgcaagtgccaAACCCCCAAGGAGGCAACCAGTAGACCTACATGACAACTCTTTTTCggataaaatgttttcttttctaattttattattgataatgtttattattattattattattattattattattattattattattattattattattattattattaagtacttgaggtgtcatctatgtgtaaatacaattgatAAACTAAATTCATATTGGGCATTACATGCACTATCAGGCAAACGTTTGATTACACTTACAGCCTGGCAGATATTTCTATGCAACCCCTTAGATTCCCAGCATTCGGTTAACCcaaagtaaaatgaaaacaagGAGGGTAGTTAGGAAACAGGTAGTGGGAGATAGATACTAGAAGCATTATGTACCATCATTTCCGTTTGCAAGGTACTATCATGGGACAGTTTAAATTTATTTGCGTGTTATTCCGAGTATCTGAGGACCATCAAAAGCATTATTTGGCCTATATGAAAAAGGGCATTGTCTAGACCAGTGGTTCTAAAACTTTTTACTACTACACTCCATTTAGGAATTTGTTCTCCCCTCTACGCCCCCCAGGCACCTATGAATAATATTCCCTCCCGGAttttatagaaaaatataaacatgttcTTAGTCTTTTACGGAGTACGAATTAATCACAATATTAGTAAACTTCTCATTGTTTGACCATGCCCTAGTTAtgagaataacaattattataaaaattactgCTTTCTCCCATGGCCTCACGCCTCCCTTGGAAATTACTGACGCCTTCTAGTCTACCAGGATAAGAACCACCGGTCTAGACTGACGCATGTGCTTAccaaatatatactttttatttcattattcataattattttaagAATTACGTATGCACAAGGGTGTCATTTTTGGATGGATGGGGAGGTCAGTCCCCTCTCAAGGTCGGACCTTCCTCCCCTAAAACAGCCATACTACTACAACTGTGGTCATAGCGTAAAGATGCACTTTAATAAACTGAACACATTTCAGTTATTTCTTAACTGACTATTATCATCTTTCCAGTTCAGTCTAAGATCAAAGATTACGGTCATGTTTGGCTTCTTCTTACGGTAAAATACTACCCTAATGCTCTTTCTTGTGGTAAATTTAAAAAcatttatgaatcatatccagtgccactTGACGATAATTCTGCGTTACTGTTGGAATGCCATGATGCATGATTCCGAGGGGGAGATGGTAAAATGTTATccatcacacacagacataatgtTGGTCAGAACAAATAGTCAGAAAATTAATTTTACAGTTTTGTTCGAAGTGAAATTtcaaataaaacaaggcaagattCCATGTAATTTTTCTGAGTCATGTCAGaggctttttctatatttaaGTATACTGAAATCATAAAATGTATTTTGACAATTGCCTCATGAATGTGAAGTCCGGTGTTACTAGTTGATCAAGAGTTTGGCATCCCTTTCGAAAGTCGCACTGCTCGCCAACTAGTAAATATCTGGAATTTAGAAGTTACACCATTTTCTGTTTACAATTCGTACCACGACCATTTGTAAACAACTTGTTAATACAGTTGGCCTGTGGGAGTGTGCCAGGAGTGTAAAAGTATGTTTTTTCCagatttcattgtacacttccaGCAGCGTAATCATGGCATTATTTTTAAGATGCTCTATCATCGCGACTCTAGCCAAACCCTCTTAATCCTTCCGACACAGATGATAGTCCCTCAGAAAATGCCCTCGTCAGAAATGAGATACGTTAAATGCGTGTCTTGGAGAACTATATTTTAAGCACAAttcgaggctaataatctgaacTCT includes the following:
- the LOC125038715 gene encoding uncharacterized protein LOC125038715, which codes for MIKKNKTREISMTSIVRRRVYSFGFACMLAALGQVAVYLFMLAVCVRQEYQDVQVASASGIMAAMTGVYAFLTGRLMFLLYERRHSEITCLEWVWWLCSIIVIVFNLLLCVWFGLLSDILPTAVSAVAASLYLLFFKFAKDDIKQMGEDEAARNDRQEYIE